A region of Chitinophaga horti DNA encodes the following proteins:
- a CDS encoding MFS transporter, which produces MENTKEIKQRVFTPYQVFVITILAFLQFTVVLDFMVMSPLGTLLMDKRYMGLTPHQFTTVVSAYAISAGISGFLSASFADKFDRKKLLLFFYSGFVLGTLFCGLAPTYATILAARIFTGVFGGVLASISFAIITDLFPLQVRGRVMGFVQMAFSVSQIMGIPVGIKLASMFNWHAPFLLIVGICIPVGIIIAIKLKPVNAHLQLQQATRDRNPMAHLFSVIKQPAYLRAFTATMLMATGGFMLMPLGSDFTVHNVGIPFEDQFLIYMAVGCCTLIAGPLLGKLADKVGKFKVFVGGSILAMIMVGVYTHLSITPIWVVIIINALMMIGVSSRMISGSALMTAVPEMKDRGAFMAVNSSVQQVSGGIAALIAGMIVIRQPDGHLERFDIMGYVIIASMIAMIPLLYVVYKYVMSKSTAAEKKAA; this is translated from the coding sequence ATGGAAAATACAAAGGAGATCAAACAGCGGGTTTTTACCCCTTACCAGGTTTTTGTGATTACGATTCTTGCTTTCCTGCAGTTCACCGTCGTACTCGATTTTATGGTGATGTCGCCACTGGGCACGCTGCTGATGGATAAACGATACATGGGCCTTACGCCCCACCAGTTCACGACCGTGGTATCTGCCTACGCCATCAGCGCCGGTATATCCGGGTTCCTGTCGGCCAGCTTCGCCGATAAGTTCGATCGTAAGAAGTTGTTGCTGTTCTTTTACAGCGGCTTTGTACTCGGCACGCTGTTCTGCGGTTTGGCCCCCACGTACGCCACGATCCTCGCAGCCCGTATCTTCACCGGCGTATTCGGTGGGGTGCTGGCGTCTATCTCTTTCGCCATTATCACCGATCTGTTTCCGCTACAAGTACGCGGACGGGTGATGGGCTTCGTGCAAATGGCTTTTTCTGTCAGCCAGATCATGGGCATCCCCGTAGGGATTAAACTGGCGTCGATGTTCAACTGGCATGCGCCGTTCCTGCTGATCGTAGGCATATGCATTCCGGTGGGCATTATCATCGCCATCAAACTAAAACCGGTAAATGCACACCTGCAACTGCAGCAGGCTACCCGCGACCGTAACCCGATGGCGCACCTGTTCAGCGTCATCAAACAGCCGGCATACCTGCGCGCTTTTACCGCCACGATGCTCATGGCGACGGGCGGTTTTATGCTCATGCCGCTGGGCAGCGATTTCACCGTGCATAATGTGGGCATTCCTTTCGAAGATCAGTTTCTCATTTATATGGCAGTTGGCTGCTGTACGCTTATTGCCGGGCCTTTATTGGGCAAACTGGCCGATAAGGTCGGTAAGTTCAAAGTATTCGTGGGCGGTTCTATCCTGGCCATGATCATGGTCGGTGTATACACGCATCTCAGTATCACTCCTATCTGGGTGGTGATCATCATCAACGCCCTTATGATGATCGGCGTTTCTTCCCGCATGATCTCCGGCAGTGCGCTCATGACTGCGGTCCCCGAAATGAAGGACCGCGGTGCGTTTATGGCCGTGAACTCTTCCGTGCAACAGGTATCTGGCGGCATCGCCGCGCTCATCGCCGGTATGATCGTGATCCGCCAGCCGGACGGGCACCTGGAGCGGTTCGATATCATGGGGTATGTGATCATAGCAAGTATGATCGCGATGATACCGTTACTGTATGTCGTGTACAAATACGTGATGTCGAAAAGTACGGCTGCGGAGAAGAAGGCGGCATAA
- a CDS encoding cysteine-rich CWC family protein → MPCHETKYCQRCNAPFECKVGNILQCQCNGIELNAEMREHIAGAYTECLCRKCLLDIQQEYRNKPLKEKLLRLFSFRRSR, encoded by the coding sequence ATGCCGTGTCACGAAACCAAATACTGCCAGCGATGTAATGCTCCCTTTGAATGTAAAGTGGGCAACATCCTCCAATGCCAGTGTAACGGGATCGAGCTGAATGCGGAGATGCGCGAACACATCGCCGGCGCCTATACGGAATGCCTGTGCCGCAAGTGCCTGCTGGATATTCAGCAGGAGTACCGCAATAAGCCGCTGAAGGAAAAACTGCTCCGCCTCTTCTCTTTTCGTAGAAGCCGCTAA
- a CDS encoding PAS domain-containing protein encodes MKTTAKQSSPRFNAPLMSWDIFISYYHRNLKLGSDVQELDKLAADQNWHLRWDFAQALLRDNKLVIVTDPERQILFISSNLWEITGYSADAVLHQQLKQFRNKDSDASMIEQMTRAIAAQQPFETEFTVHSQTGRPFPTRLESFPLMNQQGELVNYIIFLKAL; translated from the coding sequence ATGAAAACAACAGCTAAACAATCCAGCCCAAGGTTTAATGCCCCGCTCATGAGCTGGGACATTTTCATTTCCTATTACCATCGCAACCTGAAACTGGGCAGTGATGTACAGGAGCTGGACAAGCTCGCTGCGGATCAAAACTGGCACCTGAGGTGGGATTTTGCCCAGGCGCTGCTCCGGGACAACAAACTGGTGATCGTAACTGACCCCGAACGCCAGATTTTATTCATAAGCAGTAACTTGTGGGAGATTACAGGGTATAGTGCGGACGCGGTGTTGCATCAACAACTGAAACAGTTCCGGAATAAAGACAGCGACGCCTCGATGATCGAGCAGATGACCCGGGCCATCGCGGCACAGCAGCCATTCGAGACCGAGTTTACCGTACACTCGCAAACCGGCCGCCCCTTCCCTACCCGGTTAGAAAGCTTTCCGTTGATGAATCAACAGGGCGAACTGGTGAATTATATTATTTTCTTAAAAGCGCTTTAG
- the metE gene encoding 5-methyltetrahydropteroyltriglutamate--homocysteine S-methyltransferase has product MLKNNLGYPRVGANRQLKKACEQYWQQKITAGELIQTARLLQEEHWNLQQAAGIDLIPCNDFSFYDQVLDASLLVGNIPQRYAAVVTDVKGNTELDLYFAMARGYQQNGLDVKAMEMTKWFDTNYHYIVPEFTAKQEFRLFSQKLFAEFSGAKHALGRVPKPVLIGPVSYLLLGKEKEAGFQRIDLIRKLVPVYIEALQRLQSLGAEWVQLDEPFLAMDLADKDRQAYEWAYKEIRKACKGLKLLVATYFGDLRENLPLAVNLPVCALHLDLVRAPQQLAAALPLLPPQLTLSLGVVDGRNIWKNNYDASLALIQQAVAAIGTDRVMIAPSCSLLHTPFDLEAETAIQPGIKNWMAFAKQKLQEVKELHAIAHGATELLAPNQAAIAARSTSPLIHQAAVKARTAAIGPKDDQRASEFRVRQELQKQRFKLPLFPTTTIGSFPQTDDIRQLRARLKKGELSTAEYDAEIEKATINVIRVQEEIGLDVLVHGEFERNDMVEYFGELLNGFLFTKNGWVQSYGSRCVKPPVIYGDVSRTADMTVRWSRFAQEQTSKPMKGMLTGPVTILQWSFVRDDQPRSETTFQIALAIRDEVVALEKAGIHIIQIDEPAIREGLPLRKQDQPTYLDWAVKAFRISASGVKDDTQVHTHMCYSDFNDIIEHIAAMDADVITIETSRSQMELLDAFAGFRYPNEIGPGVYDIHSPRVPGVEEMAALLEKAAQLLPIQNVWVNPDCGLKTRKWPETKAALINMVQAAAKAREVVKQQVTI; this is encoded by the coding sequence ATGCTCAAGAACAACCTCGGCTACCCGCGTGTGGGGGCCAACAGGCAACTGAAAAAAGCCTGTGAACAATACTGGCAGCAAAAGATCACTGCCGGTGAACTGATCCAAACCGCCCGACTGCTCCAGGAAGAACACTGGAACCTTCAGCAGGCCGCGGGCATCGACCTCATTCCCTGCAACGACTTCAGCTTTTATGACCAGGTGCTCGACGCCAGCCTGCTCGTGGGTAATATCCCGCAGCGCTATGCGGCCGTGGTTACAGACGTAAAAGGCAACACGGAGCTTGACCTGTACTTCGCCATGGCGCGGGGTTACCAGCAAAACGGGCTGGACGTAAAGGCCATGGAAATGACCAAGTGGTTCGATACGAACTACCATTACATTGTGCCGGAGTTCACGGCCAAACAGGAATTTCGCCTCTTTTCCCAAAAGCTGTTCGCGGAGTTCAGCGGCGCCAAACACGCGTTAGGCCGCGTGCCTAAACCGGTATTGATCGGCCCTGTGTCGTACCTCCTGCTGGGCAAGGAAAAAGAAGCCGGCTTCCAGCGTATTGACCTGATCCGCAAACTTGTACCCGTGTACATCGAAGCCCTGCAACGTTTGCAGTCGCTCGGCGCCGAATGGGTGCAGCTGGACGAGCCCTTCCTGGCCATGGACCTCGCCGACAAAGACCGCCAGGCTTACGAGTGGGCTTACAAAGAGATCCGCAAGGCCTGCAAAGGATTAAAGCTGCTCGTCGCCACTTACTTCGGTGACCTGCGCGAAAACCTGCCACTGGCGGTAAACCTGCCTGTATGTGCCCTGCACCTCGACCTGGTACGGGCACCGCAACAGCTGGCAGCCGCGCTCCCACTACTACCTCCACAGCTCACGCTTTCACTGGGCGTGGTAGATGGCCGTAACATCTGGAAAAACAATTACGATGCATCACTCGCACTCATTCAACAAGCGGTAGCCGCTATTGGTACCGATCGGGTAATGATCGCGCCGAGCTGCTCGTTACTCCACACCCCCTTCGACCTGGAGGCAGAAACGGCGATACAACCAGGAATCAAAAACTGGATGGCCTTCGCCAAACAGAAGCTGCAGGAGGTAAAGGAACTGCACGCCATCGCGCACGGCGCCACCGAACTGCTCGCCCCTAACCAGGCCGCCATTGCAGCACGCAGCACGTCTCCGCTCATTCACCAGGCAGCCGTAAAAGCCAGGACAGCCGCCATCGGCCCTAAAGATGATCAACGCGCGAGCGAGTTCCGCGTACGGCAGGAGTTACAAAAACAGCGCTTTAAACTGCCGCTGTTCCCGACTACGACGATCGGTTCCTTCCCGCAAACAGACGACATCCGCCAGTTGCGTGCGCGCCTGAAGAAAGGTGAACTCTCCACTGCGGAATACGATGCGGAAATAGAAAAAGCCACCATCAACGTGATCCGCGTGCAGGAAGAGATCGGGCTGGACGTACTCGTGCATGGCGAGTTTGAGCGGAACGACATGGTGGAATACTTCGGCGAACTGCTGAACGGCTTCCTGTTCACTAAAAACGGGTGGGTACAAAGTTACGGCAGCCGTTGTGTGAAGCCGCCGGTGATATACGGCGATGTAAGCCGTACGGCCGACATGACCGTGCGCTGGAGCCGCTTTGCGCAGGAGCAAACAAGCAAACCGATGAAGGGCATGCTCACGGGGCCGGTAACGATCCTGCAATGGTCTTTTGTGCGCGACGATCAGCCACGTTCCGAAACCACGTTCCAGATTGCACTGGCTATCCGCGATGAAGTGGTGGCGCTGGAAAAGGCGGGCATTCATATCATACAGATAGACGAGCCTGCGATTCGCGAAGGGTTGCCGTTGCGGAAACAGGACCAGCCAACGTATCTCGACTGGGCCGTGAAAGCGTTCCGTATATCGGCCAGTGGTGTGAAGGATGATACGCAGGTGCACACGCACATGTGTTACAGCGACTTTAACGACATCATCGAACACATTGCCGCAATGGATGCCGATGTGATCACGATCGAAACGTCGCGTTCGCAGATGGAACTATTGGATGCCTTTGCCGGCTTCCGCTACCCGAACGAGATCGGGCCTGGTGTGTACGACATTCACTCGCCCCGCGTACCGGGTGTGGAAGAGATGGCCGCATTGCTGGAAAAAGCGGCGCAGTTGTTGCCGATACAAAACGTGTGGGTAAACCCCGACTGCGGACTTAAAACCCGCAAGTGGCCTGAAACCAAAGCCGCCCTCATCAACATGGTGCAGGCTGCTGCCAAGGCGAGGGAAGTGGTAAAACAACAAGTAACCATCTAA
- a CDS encoding TonB-dependent receptor — protein MRQITAIIVFTLLALGAQAQDLILKGTFKNKAGEAPVRGATVRVTSPQDSTYKFNAVTDRNGSFEIKGMKPQLVLLTVTSIGFSEYSKAFMLEPASADMGVQYMIEGARDLKAVTVKGQVPPAQQKGDTTQYNAAAFKTNPDASGEDLVTKMPGITVENGTVKAHGENVRKVLLDGKEYFGEDATLALRNLPAEVISKIEVFDKLSDQAQFTGFDDGNSMKTINIVTNGSMRASQFGKVFAGYGTDDRYSAGGNLNIFNGDRRISIIGMANNINQQNFSMQDILGVTGGGGGFGGGRGGGGRGGGGGRGGFGGGGAGGWGGGNAGNFMVGNSSGNNKTNSFGINFTDNWGKKLQVTGSYFFNNSINENLTNTDRQTILSADTSTYYKETAQSNSKNYNHRINLRLEYKIDSMNTLFITPNISFQDNSSNTLNEGSLGYDPVKAYSLTYNRRANENKGFNFNNNILYRHAFAKRGRTITLGVTTGFNKRDGETYQQVYTTNVSNNVAQPSDSSDRHTLPKSDGYQLSANVSYTEPVGQKGQLQFSYNPSYSKTNADQRAYLFDDVESKYSQFDTTLSNVYSNTYMTQSGGVSYRLGDRDKMLSVGTNYQYSELNGDQTFPMTPRTRKNFTNVLPNAMVRWKFNDRNSVRLFYRANTTQPSITQLQGVYNVNNPLFWTTGNPDLNQQYSNTLNTRYNFTNTTNGSSFVANVFFQKTQDYVANATYVVRGRDSLVVSNDTLKRGSQLTKPVNLDGYWSLNGFLNYGILLKALKTNLNVNGGISYSHVPGIINQVTSMTDNYNYSGGVVLSSNVSEYIDYTVSYTGNYNVVKNSVQPSQNYNYFSHVASARLNLLSKNGWFLSSDLNNQYYSGLADGYNQSYWLWNASVGKKFLKEQKGELRLSVFDLLNQNRAISRTVDGNVIEDVSTMVLRQYFMLTFTYKLKNFGKRS, from the coding sequence ATGCGGCAGATAACGGCGATCATCGTTTTTACCTTACTGGCACTGGGCGCACAGGCGCAGGACCTCATACTGAAGGGCACTTTTAAGAACAAGGCCGGCGAGGCCCCGGTACGCGGCGCTACGGTGCGGGTTACCTCTCCCCAGGACTCCACTTATAAATTTAACGCGGTAACCGACAGAAACGGTTCTTTCGAAATAAAAGGCATGAAGCCGCAGCTCGTATTACTTACCGTTACGTCTATCGGGTTCAGCGAGTACAGCAAGGCATTCATGCTGGAGCCAGCCTCGGCTGATATGGGTGTGCAATACATGATAGAGGGCGCCCGCGACCTGAAGGCTGTAACCGTGAAAGGCCAGGTACCACCAGCACAGCAAAAGGGTGATACCACACAGTATAATGCAGCGGCTTTTAAAACTAATCCGGATGCATCGGGCGAAGACCTGGTGACCAAGATGCCGGGCATTACGGTAGAAAACGGTACGGTAAAGGCACATGGCGAAAATGTACGTAAGGTGTTGCTGGACGGTAAGGAGTATTTCGGGGAAGATGCAACACTTGCCCTGCGTAACCTGCCGGCAGAAGTGATCAGCAAAATTGAGGTGTTCGATAAACTGAGCGACCAGGCACAGTTCACCGGATTCGACGACGGTAACTCTATGAAAACGATCAACATCGTCACCAATGGCAGCATGCGGGCTTCGCAGTTCGGTAAGGTGTTTGCCGGTTACGGTACGGATGATCGTTACAGCGCAGGTGGTAACCTCAACATCTTCAACGGCGACCGCCGTATTTCCATTATCGGGATGGCTAACAACATCAACCAGCAGAACTTCTCTATGCAAGACATTCTCGGCGTTACCGGTGGTGGCGGCGGATTTGGTGGTGGCCGCGGCGGCGGTGGTCGTGGCGGCGGTGGCGGTCGTGGTGGCTTTGGCGGCGGCGGCGCAGGCGGCTGGGGTGGCGGCAATGCCGGCAACTTTATGGTGGGTAACTCCAGCGGTAACAACAAAACCAACTCCTTCGGCATCAACTTTACCGATAACTGGGGCAAGAAGTTGCAGGTGACGGGCAGCTACTTCTTCAACAACAGCATCAACGAAAACCTGACCAACACCGACAGGCAAACGATCCTGAGTGCAGACACCTCTACCTACTATAAAGAAACGGCACAAAGCAACAGCAAAAACTACAACCATCGCATCAACCTGCGACTGGAATATAAGATCGACTCGATGAACACGTTGTTCATTACGCCGAACATCAGTTTCCAGGATAACAGCAGCAACACCTTAAATGAAGGTTCGCTCGGCTACGACCCGGTAAAGGCATACTCGCTTACTTACAACAGGCGCGCTAACGAAAACAAAGGTTTCAACTTCAACAATAATATTTTGTACCGCCATGCGTTTGCAAAACGCGGCCGTACGATTACGCTGGGTGTAACGACTGGTTTCAATAAACGTGACGGTGAAACGTATCAGCAGGTATACACTACTAATGTTTCCAACAACGTAGCACAACCGTCCGATTCCAGTGATCGTCACACACTTCCTAAGAGCGATGGCTACCAGTTGTCGGCTAATGTGTCGTACACCGAGCCAGTGGGACAAAAAGGACAGTTGCAGTTCAGCTATAACCCGTCTTACTCCAAAACGAACGCTGACCAAAGGGCTTACCTGTTCGACGATGTGGAAAGTAAATATTCGCAGTTTGACACCACGCTGTCTAACGTATATTCCAATACTTACATGACCCAGAGTGGTGGCGTTAGCTATCGTTTGGGCGATCGCGACAAGATGTTGTCTGTCGGCACCAACTATCAGTACTCAGAACTGAACGGCGACCAAACCTTCCCGATGACACCCCGTACCCGTAAAAACTTTACCAACGTGCTGCCCAATGCGATGGTGCGCTGGAAGTTCAACGACCGTAACAGCGTACGTTTGTTCTACCGCGCTAATACCACGCAGCCTTCCATCACGCAGTTGCAGGGCGTATACAATGTAAATAACCCGCTGTTCTGGACAACCGGTAACCCGGACCTGAACCAGCAGTATTCCAATACCCTCAATACCCGTTATAACTTCACTAATACCACTAACGGCTCCAGCTTTGTAGCCAACGTGTTCTTCCAGAAAACCCAGGACTATGTGGCCAACGCGACGTACGTGGTGCGCGGCCGGGATTCACTGGTGGTAAGTAACGATACGCTGAAACGCGGTTCGCAGTTAACCAAACCCGTTAACCTGGATGGTTACTGGAGCCTGAATGGTTTCCTGAACTATGGCATCCTGCTGAAGGCGCTCAAAACGAACCTGAACGTGAATGGTGGTATCAGCTACTCGCATGTACCGGGCATCATTAACCAGGTAACCAGCATGACCGATAATTATAACTACAGCGGTGGTGTGGTGCTGTCGAGCAATGTGAGTGAGTACATTGACTACACGGTATCGTACACCGGTAACTACAACGTGGTGAAGAATAGCGTGCAGCCTTCGCAGAATTATAACTACTTTTCCCATGTAGCCAGTGCGCGCCTGAACCTGCTGAGCAAAAACGGCTGGTTCCTGTCAAGTGACTTGAATAACCAGTATTACAGTGGGTTGGCCGACGGCTACAACCAATCTTACTGGCTGTGGAATGCCAGTGTGGGCAAGAAGTTCCTGAAGGAACAAAAAGGCGAGCTGCGACTGAGCGTATTTGACCTCCTGAACCAGAACCGCGCGATCAGCCGTACGGTGGATGGTAACGTGATAGAGGACGTGAGCACCATGGTGTTACGCCAGTATTTTATGCTTACATTTACTTACAAGCTGAAAAACTTCGGCAAAAGATCATAA
- a CDS encoding RNA polymerase sigma factor has protein sequence MTGLIENLKQGDAAAFKNVVDTCKDMVYNTAIGILQNAQDAEDVTQEVFMQAFESISSFKGDAQVSTWLYRIAVTKSLDHLRKKNRKKRWAKITSLFGLNDEPLVEPADFHHPGVALANKERSALLFGAMARLPENQKAVFVLHKLEGLSAKEIAAVLEISLASVEGLMHRAKANLREQLEKYYRS, from the coding sequence TTGACGGGTCTGATAGAAAATCTGAAGCAGGGCGATGCAGCTGCTTTCAAAAACGTGGTGGACACCTGTAAGGACATGGTGTACAATACGGCTATTGGTATCCTTCAAAATGCACAAGATGCGGAAGATGTGACCCAGGAAGTATTTATGCAGGCTTTTGAGTCGATATCGTCGTTTAAGGGAGATGCGCAGGTAAGCACCTGGCTCTACCGTATAGCTGTTACCAAATCGTTGGACCATCTGCGTAAAAAGAACCGCAAAAAGCGCTGGGCAAAGATTACCAGCCTGTTCGGTTTAAACGACGAACCTTTGGTGGAACCTGCCGACTTTCACCACCCGGGTGTAGCGTTAGCCAATAAAGAGCGATCAGCGTTGTTGTTTGGTGCCATGGCCCGCCTGCCCGAAAATCAAAAGGCAGTATTTGTATTACATAAGCTGGAAGGGTTAAGTGCCAAAGAGATTGCGGCCGTGCTGGAAATCAGCCTGGCGTCCGTAGAGGGGCTCATGCATCGTGCGAAGGCCAACTTGCGGGAGCAGCTGGAAAAATATTACAGAAGTTGA
- a CDS encoding RNA polymerase sigma factor, producing the protein MDDFAAHIDSQRGLPWENIADFEHFYKTHFVKMVVLCAKIAEDEDLSSQLVQEAFFKIWEKRGSLKEVANPAAYLYQTVRNTALDYMRKMKRERVGVDIDPEAHHHEEGDGKDEMLSFVRNASQKLPEKCRVIFEMAYFEGLSNAEIADYLDLSPLTVKKQKAIGVQKVKEILIPAMQTLLVLFSYLSK; encoded by the coding sequence ATGGATGATTTTGCAGCACATATCGACTCACAACGGGGCCTCCCCTGGGAGAACATCGCCGATTTTGAACATTTTTACAAGACGCATTTTGTAAAGATGGTGGTGCTATGCGCCAAAATTGCGGAGGACGAAGACTTGTCTTCCCAACTGGTACAGGAAGCCTTTTTCAAGATCTGGGAAAAACGGGGTTCCCTGAAGGAAGTAGCCAACCCGGCCGCCTATCTGTACCAGACGGTGCGGAATACGGCGCTCGACTATATGCGTAAAATGAAGCGGGAACGTGTAGGCGTCGACATCGATCCGGAAGCGCACCACCATGAAGAAGGCGATGGTAAAGACGAAATGCTCAGTTTCGTCCGGAACGCCTCCCAAAAACTCCCCGAAAAGTGCCGGGTGATCTTCGAAATGGCCTATTTTGAGGGTTTGTCTAACGCAGAAATCGCAGATTATCTTGATTTATCGCCACTTACGGTGAAAAAGCAGAAAGCCATCGGGGTGCAAAAGGTGAAAGAAATCCTGATACCGGCCATGCAAACGTTGCTGGTGTTGTTTAGTTATTTATCGAAGTAG
- a CDS encoding FecR family protein, with the protein MENTFSAQHPIWQEWLDLYLRGEADEATLANLKSWVAASAENERVFQAFLKSYKADVPAWAAAIDTNQHWNQLRARIAATPGKTVVMNGANGKVRTLRLAIAGAAAAAAAILAVFFWSGKEEYQTYEAFAEPISVVLPDSTTALLNKNSKLRYLPGFGKEHRNVEQQGQVFYQVTPNPKVSFKVKTSHSVVKVLGTSFDLKSYATDATEQLAVLTGAVSYEPTANAAGAKTVRAGQSATLGADGRTVEMQAGLAEQQLYWSGNLVFEQQKLETIIGVLNTYYKADIRFADTQLGNASFTGSFEREPLEDVLQVICYSLNMKFTKSGNHYTIQPK; encoded by the coding sequence ATGGAGAATACCTTTTCAGCGCAACACCCGATTTGGCAAGAGTGGTTGGACCTTTACCTCCGCGGGGAGGCTGACGAAGCCACACTGGCCAATTTAAAAAGCTGGGTAGCTGCATCTGCTGAGAACGAGCGTGTTTTCCAGGCCTTTCTAAAATCTTACAAAGCGGACGTGCCTGCCTGGGCCGCCGCCATTGACACGAACCAGCACTGGAACCAGCTCCGTGCGCGGATTGCCGCTACCCCCGGCAAAACTGTCGTGATGAATGGCGCCAACGGTAAAGTACGTACCCTGCGCCTGGCCATAGCAGGAGCTGCAGCAGCTGCAGCCGCCATCTTAGCTGTATTTTTCTGGTCGGGTAAAGAGGAATACCAGACTTATGAAGCCTTCGCCGAGCCGATCTCCGTTGTGTTACCCGATAGTACGACCGCCCTCCTCAACAAGAATAGTAAACTGCGCTACCTGCCGGGATTTGGTAAGGAGCACCGTAACGTTGAGCAGCAGGGGCAGGTGTTTTACCAGGTAACGCCCAATCCCAAGGTGTCATTTAAGGTAAAAACTTCTCATTCCGTTGTTAAAGTGCTGGGTACCAGTTTTGACCTCAAATCGTACGCAACAGATGCTACGGAGCAGCTGGCCGTATTAACCGGGGCCGTAAGTTACGAGCCCACGGCGAATGCGGCCGGCGCTAAAACTGTAAGAGCCGGTCAGAGCGCCACGCTCGGCGCCGACGGCCGTACAGTAGAAATGCAGGCCGGGCTGGCAGAGCAACAACTGTATTGGAGCGGCAACCTGGTATTTGAGCAACAAAAGCTCGAAACCATCATTGGCGTACTCAATACTTATTACAAGGCCGACATCCGTTTTGCAGATACACAATTGGGTAATGCAAGCTTCACCGGTTCATTTGAGCGGGAGCCGCTGGAAGATG